From the Candidatus Peregrinibacteria bacterium genome, the window TTATTTATCAATATGGACCATCAAATCTCCACGAGAAAAGATCGAAGGAAACTCGCTTTTCATCTTGTTTTTAAAAACTGGAAGACATTTGTATGTCTTGGATTGATATTCATTCTTTTCTTCTTATTGTTCATTGCAATTGGGAAATATTCTGATTTCCCATTGAATTTCTCGTTTCTTATGAACAAAACGGTAGATTTGACCACAGGGAAAGAAGTCTCAACATTTTATATTTCCCATACAAATCCATTCTTGGCTCTTTTGGCAGTTGTTATAAGCACAATCCTTTCCCTTCCTTTTACACTTATTTGTGGTTCAGCCATATATGCGATTAGTAAGTTTTTCGGAGGGCAGAAGGTCTCTCTACGAGAAACGATTACATATTCTTTCAAAAACTGGAGAAAATTTATTGATTTCTTCTTCACTGCTTTGCTGGAATTTAAAATTCCGTTTATTCTCTATGTTATTTTTGTATTTATTGTCTCCTATTATGCAGGACAGCTTCTCAATGAAGTTGGAGGAGATCAATCGCTTTTTCAGAAGAAAGCGATTGAAAATTTCAATGTATTTATGCTCCTTTCGGGTATTGGTGTTTTTTCTTTCATTGGATTTCTCATACAATTTCCGCCAAGATTTGCTGCCCTCTTCTTTATTGTGGAAAAAGATTCCAATGCGACACAGGTATTTCAATTATCAAAAGAGCTCACAAAAGGAAAATGGTGGAGAACCGTTGGGAATTTTTTATATATTATCGGAATCATATTTCTCATAATGTTCCTTACTATACTTGTTATTAGTCTCGCGGGAGGAATTCTGATGGGATTTTTATCCCCGATCATTAAAGCAAGAGGAGGTAGCCCTGATTTTATTTTGGCGATGAAGTCAATAATTACGTATGTATTCGGATCAGTCCTCCTCATCGTAATAGTTATTGGAGAAGTACTCATTTCTTTTATTTTTTTGGCATATCAATATCTTCTGTATAAACAATATGGTCAGGAAAAGTAATAATTATTAATGGAGAGCTGAGAGTGCGACCGAGTCCCTCACCAGATTCGCGGGATCGGAGACTCCGCTGGAGGAAGATTCTTCCAAATATAAATCCCATAATTACTTTGAATGAAGCCACAAATTTTGGCGAAAATTCTTATTCACATAATTTAATAATTGCCACTCCATTGAGAAGGATTTCATTTTTCTGATTTTTCCATTCCGTAGAAAGATGAAGAATTTTTTTTGCATCATTTTTTTCTGTCACTAAAAAGCTTGTGGTGATCTCATCACCAATTCGCACTGGTCTCAGCCAATTTAAAGTTTGGGAAAGATACACGCCTCCTGGGAAATTTTCTGCGAGCAGCGCTGAGATAAAACTCGCAGTGAGCATCCCGTGTGCTATTCGTCGTCCAAAAATTGTCTTCTGTGCATATTCTTCATCGAGGTGAAGAGGATTACGGTCTTCAGAGAGTTCCGCAAAATCCTTAATGAGTTTTTCAGAAACCTCTCGAGTTTTCGCTCGAGAAAAACCAATGGGAATATCTGGGTATTTCATATCCATGTAAAAATTTCTGAAATTTTTTTCCTTCCTCTTGGCTTTGGCTCCTGAGCTGGATATCCAAGGGCAAGAACAGAAACAATTATTCGATCATTCGGGATGTGCACTATATTTTTTATCTGATCATTCCCTTCTGGATCGGTAAGACCAATAACTGTCCAACACGTGGCAAGGTCAAATTCCATTGCTGCAAGGAGAAGATTTTGTACTGCCGCTCCCGTGGAACAATGTGAAAAGACATCATTCTTAGAAGAAATAACAATAAGAACTGGAGCATTTCCCAAAAATGAGAATAAAGAGCCTGACGTGAAGCGTTCGACCATTTCTTCACATCGCGCTCTTCCCATTGTTGAAAACTTTTTAAGAAGATCATTCTTTTTCGCTCCAAAATATTTTTTCCCCGCTTCTACGGAAATATGCGCAATTTTATTTTTGATATTCTCATCTTCAACAATCGTAAAATGCCACGGCTGATTGTTTTCGTCTGATGGAGCTCTGCCCGCAGCTTCGATTATTTTTTCAAGAAGTTCTCGTGGAACTTTTTTCGGAAGAAATTCTCTGATGCTGCGCCGAGTATGTATTGCTGTGAGAATGTCCATGGAGCGGGAGTTAGGAATAAGGAAGTAGGAAGTAGGAATCAGGAATTAGGGGAAAAATTACATATAAAGTCCTCCGTTCACCTTGAGCACTTCTCCCGTAATATATTCATTTTGAAGGAGGAAAAGAACTGCCTCAGCGACATCTTGAGGATTCCCTATTTTTCCGAGCGGGATCATGTGGAGAATGTTTTCCATAATTTTTTTGGGAATATTTTTTGTCATATCTGTTCCGATAAGACCGGGAGCAATGGCATTTACTCGAATTTTCTTTCGAGAAAGTTCTTTGGCGAGCGATTTTGTAAACCCAATGAGCGCGGATTTTGAAGCGGAGTAATTTACTTGCCCAATATTTCCCATCTGCCCAACAACGGAAGAAATATTGATAATTGCGGATCCTTCACGGAGATGTGGAAGAACAGCTTTTGCGGAGTGAAATGCTCCCGTCACATTTGTCTGAAATACTCGTTGCCAATCTTCTTCCGACATATTTTCAAAAAGTGCGTCGGCTGTAATTCCCGCATTATTTACGAGAAAATCGAGTTGTCCAAAATGAGCAATTACATTTTGTACCATCTTTTCCACATCCTTCATGTCGCCCACATCAGCGCGTACAGAAAATGCAGAACCTCCGCTTTCTTCAATCTTTCGAACGACTTCTTTCGCCTCTTTTTCATGAGAATGATAATTTATCGCAACCTTCATTCCCTGAGAAGCGAGCAAACATGCTGTGGCTGAACCTATTCCGCGTGAAGCTCCGGTAATAAGAACAATTTTATTTTGTAATACATTCATAGAAATTGAAAAATGGATTTTTTTAAGAAGATATTTATTCGGAAATCGCTTCAAGAAGTACCGCTATTCCCTGTCCTCCTCCAATACACATCGATGCAATTCCAAATCGTTTTTTTCGTCTCCTGAGTTCGAGGAGCAAAGTGAGA encodes:
- a CDS encoding MaoC family dehydratase; the encoded protein is MKYPDIPIGFSRAKTREVSEKLIKDFAELSEDRNPLHLDEEYAQKTIFGRRIAHGMLTASFISALLAENFPGGVYLSQTLNWLRPVRIGDEITTSFLVTEKNDAKKILHLSTEWKNQKNEILLNGVAIIKLCE
- a CDS encoding nitroreductase family protein — encoded protein: MDILTAIHTRRSIREFLPKKVPRELLEKIIEAAGRAPSDENNQPWHFTIVEDENIKNKIAHISVEAGKKYFGAKKNDLLKKFSTMGRARCEEMVERFTSGSLFSFLGNAPVLIVISSKNDVFSHCSTGAAVQNLLLAAMEFDLATCWTVIGLTDPEGNDQIKNIVHIPNDRIIVSVLALGYPAQEPKPRGRKKISEIFTWI
- a CDS encoding 3-oxoacyl-ACP reductase FabG produces the protein MNVLQNKIVLITGASRGIGSATACLLASQGMKVAINYHSHEKEAKEVVRKIEESGGSAFSVRADVGDMKDVEKMVQNVIAHFGQLDFLVNNAGITADALFENMSEEDWQRVFQTNVTGAFHSAKAVLPHLREGSAIINISSVVGQMGNIGQVNYSASKSALIGFTKSLAKELSRKKIRVNAIAPGLIGTDMTKNIPKKIMENILHMIPLGKIGNPQDVAEAVLFLLQNEYITGEVLKVNGGLYM